One segment of Rhodopirellula baltica SH 1 DNA contains the following:
- a CDS encoding alpha/beta hydrolase: MKDTPKLPLLIAFLLMATPAMAKTEQVAMPGATAEIYKTASDDDFFIYRFDPEGHDPAKDKRPAVVFFFGGGWNGGSVDQLAPQSRYLASRGIVAFVADYRVKSRQKVTPNACVEDGKSAIRWVRQNSKRLGINPEQIIAGGGSAGGHVAAAAGFCEGFEAEGEDHSVSSKPNALILFNPVYDNAKEGGYGYDRIKEWFPAISPAHNITPDDPPAIVFLGTKDQHIPVATAEAFRDKMIAAGIQTELHLYKGQPHGFFNPKRGGFSDTLAKTDQFLVKLGYLTGPVDQQRIEALNVK; the protein is encoded by the coding sequence ATGAAAGACACACCGAAGTTACCGCTGTTGATCGCGTTCCTTTTGATGGCAACGCCCGCGATGGCAAAGACCGAACAAGTCGCCATGCCCGGCGCCACCGCGGAAATTTACAAGACCGCTTCCGACGACGACTTTTTCATTTACCGGTTTGACCCGGAAGGTCACGATCCAGCCAAAGACAAACGGCCGGCAGTCGTGTTCTTCTTCGGCGGCGGATGGAACGGAGGCAGTGTGGACCAACTGGCACCGCAAAGTCGCTACCTGGCCTCTCGCGGAATCGTCGCGTTCGTGGCTGACTACCGCGTCAAGAGTCGTCAAAAGGTCACGCCCAACGCTTGCGTGGAAGACGGCAAGTCAGCCATTCGCTGGGTTCGTCAAAACTCAAAGCGACTGGGGATCAATCCTGAGCAAATCATCGCGGGAGGCGGATCCGCGGGCGGGCACGTCGCAGCGGCGGCTGGTTTCTGCGAGGGATTTGAAGCCGAGGGAGAAGATCATTCCGTCTCTTCCAAACCGAACGCGTTGATCTTGTTCAACCCGGTTTACGACAACGCAAAAGAGGGTGGTTATGGCTACGACCGGATCAAAGAGTGGTTCCCCGCCATCTCACCCGCCCACAACATCACGCCGGATGATCCACCCGCGATCGTCTTCCTGGGAACAAAAGACCAACACATTCCAGTCGCCACCGCGGAAGCCTTTCGTGACAAGATGATCGCCGCGGGCATCCAAACAGAACTTCACTTGTACAAAGGCCAACCGCACGGGTTCTTCAATCCAAAGCGAGGCGGCTTCAGCGACACGCTGGCAAAGACAGATCAATTCCTGGTCAAACTGGGATACCTCACCGGACCAGTTGACCAGCAACGGATCGAGGCACTCAATGTCAAATGA